One window from the genome of Macaca fascicularis isolate 582-1 chromosome 7, T2T-MFA8v1.1 encodes:
- the NEK9 gene encoding serine/threonine-protein kinase Nek9 isoform X2 has protein sequence MSVLGEYERHCDSINSDFGSESGGCGDSSPGPSASQGPRAGGGAAEQEELHYIPIRVLGRGAFGEATLYRRTEDDSLVVWKEVDLTRLSEKERRDALNEIVILALLQHDNIIAYYNHFMDNTTLLIELEYCNGGNLYDKILRQKDKLFEEEMVVWYLFQIVSAVSCIHKAGILHRDIKTLNIFLTKANLIKLGDYGLAKKLNSEYSMAETLVGTPYYMSPELCQGVKYNFKSDIWAVGCVIFELLTLKRTFDATNPLNLCVKIVQGIRAMEVDSSQYSLELIQMVHSCLDQDPEQRPTADELLDRPLLRKRRREMEEKVTLLNAPTKRPRSSTVTEAPIAVVTSRTSEVYVWGGGKSTPQKLDVIKSGCSARQVCAGNTHFAVVTVEKELYTWVNMQGGTKLHGQLGHGDKASYRQPKHVEKLQGKAIHQVSCGDDFTVCVTDEGQLYAFGSDYYGCMGVDKVAGPEVLEPMQLNFFLSNPVEQVSCGDNHVVVLTRNKEVYSWGCGEYGRGSLVSVHFFAGRLGLDSEEDYYTPQKVDVPKALIIVAVQCGCDGTFLLTQSGKVLACGLNEFNKLGLNQCMSGIINHEAYHEVPYTTSFTLAKQLSFYKIRTIAPGKTHTAAIDERGRLLTFGCNKCGQLGVGNYKKRLGINLLGGPLGGKQVIRVSCGDEFTIAATDDNHIFAWGNGGNGRLAMTPTERPHGSDICTSWPRPIFGSLHHVPDLSCRGWHTILIVEKVLNSKTIRSNSSGLSIGTVFQSSSPGGGGGGGSGEEEDSQQESETLDPSGGFRGTMEADRGMEGLISPTEAMGNSNGASSSCPGWLRKELENAEFIPMPDSPSPLSAAFSESEKDTLPYEELQGLKVASEAPLEHKPQSPRLNPAVTCAGKGTPLTPPACACSSLQVEVERLQGLVLKCLAEQQKLQQENLQIFTQLQKLNKKLEGGQQVGMHSKGTQTAKEEMEMDPKPDLDSDSWCLLGTDSCRPSL, from the exons ATGTCGGTGCTGGGCGAGTACGAACGACACTGCGATTCCATCAACTCGGACTTTGGGAGCGAGTCCGGGGGTTGCGGGGACTCGAGTCCGGGGCCTAGCGCTAGTCAGGGGCCGCGAGCCGGCGGCGGCGCGGCGGAGCAGGAGGAGCTGCACTACATCCCTATCCGCGTCCTGGGCCGCGGCGCCTTCGGGGAAGCCACGCTGTACCGCCGCACCGAG GATGACTCACTGGTTGTGTGGAAGGAAGTTGATTTGACCCGGCTGTCTGAGAAGGAACGTCGTGATGCCTTGAATGAGATTGTTATTCTGGCACTGCTGCAGCATGACAACATTATTGCCTACTACAATCACTTCATGGACAATACCACCCTGCTGATTGAGCTGGAATATTGTAATG GAGGGAACCTGTATGACAAAATCCTTCGTCAGAAGGACAAGTTGTTTGAGGAAGAG ATGGTGGTGTGGTACCTATTTCAGATTGTTTCAGCAGTGAGCTGTATCCATAAAGCTGGAATCCTTCAtag agatataaagacattaaatatttttctgaccAAGGCAAACCTGATAAAACTTGGAGATTATGGCCTAGCAAAGAAACTTAATTCTGAGTATTCCATGGCTGAGACG CTTGTGGGAACCCCATATTACATGTCTCCAGAGCTCTGTCAAGGAGTAAAGTACAATTTCAAGTCTGATATCTGGGCAGTAGGCTGTGTCATTTTTGAACTCCTTACCTTGAAGAGGACGTTTGATGCTACA AACCCACTCAACCTGTGTGTGAAGATCGTGCAAGGAATTCGGGCCATGGAAGTTGACTCTAGCCAGTACTCTTTGGAATTGATCCAAATGGTTCATTCGTGCCTTGACCAG gatCCTGAGCAGAGACCTACTGCAGATGAACTTCTAGATCGCCCTCTTCTCAGGAAACGCAGGAG agagatggaggaaaaagTCACTCTGCTTAATGCACCTACAAAGAGACCAAG GTCAAGCACTGTGACTGAAGCACCCATTGCTGTAGTAACATCACGAACCAGTGAAGTCTATGTTTGGGGTGGTGGAAAATCCACCCCCCAAAAACTGGATGTTATCAAGAGCGGCTGTAGTGCCCGGCAGGTGTGTGCAGGGAATACCCACTTTGCTGTGGTCACAGTGGAGAAGGAACTGTACACTTGGGTG aacatgcAAGGAGGCACTAAACTCCATGGTCAGCTGGGCCATGGAGACAAAGCCTCCTATCGACAGCCAAAGCATGTGGAAAAGTTGCAAGGCAAAGCTATCCATCAGGTTTCATGTGGTGATGATTTCACTGTCTGTGTGACTG aTGAGGGTCAGCTCTATGCCTTTGGATCAGATTATTATGGCTGCATGGGGGTGGACAAAGTTGCTGGCCCTGAAGTGCTAGAACCCATGCAGCTGAACTTCTTCCTCAGCAATCCAGTGGAGCAGGTCTCCtgtggagataatcatgtggtggTTCTGACACGAAACAAGGAAGTCTATTCTTGGGGCTGTGGCGAATATGGTAGGGGTAGCCTTGTCTCTGTCCACTTCTTCGCAG GACGACTGGGTTTGGATTCAGAAGAGGATTATTATACACCCCAAAAG GTGGATGTTCCCAAGGCCTTGATTATTGTTGCAGTTCAATGTGGCTGTGATGGGACATTTCTGTTGACCCAGTCAGGCAAAGTGCTGGCTTGTGGACTCAATGAGTTCAATAAGCTGGGTCTGAATCAGTGCATGTCAGGAATTATCAACCATGAA GCATACCATGAAGTTCCCTACACAACGTCCTTTACCTTGGCCAAACAGTTGTCCTTTTATAAGATCCGTACCATTGCCCCAGGCAAGACTCACACAGCTGCTATTGATG AGCGAGGCCGGCTGCTGACCTTTGGCTGCAACAAGTGTGGGCAGCTGGGCGTTGGAAACTACAAGAAGCGTCTGGGAATCAATCTGTTGGGGGGACCTCTAGGTGGGAAGCAAGTGATCAGGGTCTCCTGCGGTGATGAGTTTACCATTGCTGCCACTGATG ATAATCACATTTTTGCCTGGGGCAATGGTGGTAATGGCCGCCTGGCAATGACCCCCACAGAGAGACCACATGGCTCTGATATCTGTACCTCATGGCCTCGGCCTATTTTTGGATCTCTGCATCATGTCCCGGACCTATCTTGCCGTGGCTGGCATACCATTCTCATTGTTG agaAAGTATTGAATTCTAAGACCATCCGTTCCAATAGCAGTGGCTTATCCATTGGAACTG TGTTTCAGAGCTCTAGCCCGGGAGGAGGCGGTGGGGGCGGCAGTGGTGAAGAAGAGGACAGTCAGCAGGAATCTGAAACTCTTGACCCAAGTGGAGGCTTCCGAGGAACAATGGAAGCAGACCGAGGAATGGAAGGTTTAATCAGTCCCACAGAGGCCATGGGGAACAGTAATGGGGCGAGCAGCTCCTGTCCTGGCTGGCTTCGAAAG GAGCTGGAAAATGCAGAATTTATCCCCATGCCTGACAGCCCATCTCCGCTCAGTGCAGCGTTTTCAGAATCTGAGAAAGATACCCTGCCCTATGAAGAGCTGCAAGGACTCAAAGTGGCCTCTGAAGCTCCTTTGGAACACAAGCCCCAA TCACCTCGGCTGAATCCTGCAGTAACCTGTGCTGGGAAGGGAACACCACTGACTCCTCCTGCCTGTGCGTGCAGCTCTCTGCAGGTGGAGGTTGAGAGATTGCAGGGTCTGGTGTTAAAGTGTCTGGCTGAACAACAGAAGCTACAACAAGAAAACCTCCAGATTTTTACCCAACTGCAGAAGTTAAACAAGAAATTAGAAGGAGGGCAGCAG
- the NEK9 gene encoding serine/threonine-protein kinase Nek9 isoform X6: MSVLGEYERHCDSINSDFGSESGGCGDSSPGPSASQGPRAGGGAAEQEELHYIPIRVLGRGAFGEATLYRRTEDDSLVVWKEVDLTRLSEKERRDALNEIVILALLQHDNIIAYYNHFMDNTTLLIELEYCNGGNLYDKILRQKDKLFEEEMVVWYLFQIVSAVSCIHKAGILHRDIKTLNIFLTKANLIKLGDYGLAKKLNSEYSMAETLVGTPYYMSPELCQGVKYNFKSDIWAVGCVIFELLTLKRTFDATNPLNLCVKIVQGIRAMEVDSSQYSLELIQMVHSCLDQDPEQRPTADELLDRPLLRKRRREMEEKVTLLNAPTKRPRSSTVTEAPIAVVTSRTSEVYVWGGGKSTPQKLDVIKSGCSARQVCAGNTHFAVVTVEKELYTWVNMQGGTKLHGQLGHGDKASYRQPKHVEKLQGKAIHQVSCGDDFTVCVTDEGQLYAFGSDYYGCMGVDKVAGPEVLEPMQLNFFLSNPVEQVSCGDNHVVVLTRNKEVYSWGCGEYGRGSLVSVHFFAGRLGLDSEEDYYTPQKVDVPKALIIVAVQCGCDGTFLLTQSGKVLACGLNEFNKLGLNQCMSGIINHEAYHEVPYTTSFTLAKQLSFYKIRTIAPGKTHTAAIDERGRLLTFGCNKCGQLGVGNYKKRLGINLLGGPLGGKQVIRVSCGDEFTIAATDDNHIFAWGNGGNGRLAMTPTERPHGSDICTSWPRPIFGSLHHVPDLSCRGWHTILIVVFQSSSPGGGGGGGSGEEEDSQQESETLDPSGGFRGTMEADRGMEGLISPTEAMGNSNGASSSCPGWLRKELENAEFIPMPDSPSPLSAAFSESEKDTLPYEELQGLKVASEAPLEHKPQSPRLNPAVTCAGKGTPLTPPACACSSLQVEVERLQGLVLKCLAEQQKLQQENLQIFTQLQKLNKKLEGGQQVGMHSKGTQTAKEEMEMDPKPDLDSDSWCLLGTDSCRPSL; the protein is encoded by the exons ATGTCGGTGCTGGGCGAGTACGAACGACACTGCGATTCCATCAACTCGGACTTTGGGAGCGAGTCCGGGGGTTGCGGGGACTCGAGTCCGGGGCCTAGCGCTAGTCAGGGGCCGCGAGCCGGCGGCGGCGCGGCGGAGCAGGAGGAGCTGCACTACATCCCTATCCGCGTCCTGGGCCGCGGCGCCTTCGGGGAAGCCACGCTGTACCGCCGCACCGAG GATGACTCACTGGTTGTGTGGAAGGAAGTTGATTTGACCCGGCTGTCTGAGAAGGAACGTCGTGATGCCTTGAATGAGATTGTTATTCTGGCACTGCTGCAGCATGACAACATTATTGCCTACTACAATCACTTCATGGACAATACCACCCTGCTGATTGAGCTGGAATATTGTAATG GAGGGAACCTGTATGACAAAATCCTTCGTCAGAAGGACAAGTTGTTTGAGGAAGAG ATGGTGGTGTGGTACCTATTTCAGATTGTTTCAGCAGTGAGCTGTATCCATAAAGCTGGAATCCTTCAtag agatataaagacattaaatatttttctgaccAAGGCAAACCTGATAAAACTTGGAGATTATGGCCTAGCAAAGAAACTTAATTCTGAGTATTCCATGGCTGAGACG CTTGTGGGAACCCCATATTACATGTCTCCAGAGCTCTGTCAAGGAGTAAAGTACAATTTCAAGTCTGATATCTGGGCAGTAGGCTGTGTCATTTTTGAACTCCTTACCTTGAAGAGGACGTTTGATGCTACA AACCCACTCAACCTGTGTGTGAAGATCGTGCAAGGAATTCGGGCCATGGAAGTTGACTCTAGCCAGTACTCTTTGGAATTGATCCAAATGGTTCATTCGTGCCTTGACCAG gatCCTGAGCAGAGACCTACTGCAGATGAACTTCTAGATCGCCCTCTTCTCAGGAAACGCAGGAG agagatggaggaaaaagTCACTCTGCTTAATGCACCTACAAAGAGACCAAG GTCAAGCACTGTGACTGAAGCACCCATTGCTGTAGTAACATCACGAACCAGTGAAGTCTATGTTTGGGGTGGTGGAAAATCCACCCCCCAAAAACTGGATGTTATCAAGAGCGGCTGTAGTGCCCGGCAGGTGTGTGCAGGGAATACCCACTTTGCTGTGGTCACAGTGGAGAAGGAACTGTACACTTGGGTG aacatgcAAGGAGGCACTAAACTCCATGGTCAGCTGGGCCATGGAGACAAAGCCTCCTATCGACAGCCAAAGCATGTGGAAAAGTTGCAAGGCAAAGCTATCCATCAGGTTTCATGTGGTGATGATTTCACTGTCTGTGTGACTG aTGAGGGTCAGCTCTATGCCTTTGGATCAGATTATTATGGCTGCATGGGGGTGGACAAAGTTGCTGGCCCTGAAGTGCTAGAACCCATGCAGCTGAACTTCTTCCTCAGCAATCCAGTGGAGCAGGTCTCCtgtggagataatcatgtggtggTTCTGACACGAAACAAGGAAGTCTATTCTTGGGGCTGTGGCGAATATGGTAGGGGTAGCCTTGTCTCTGTCCACTTCTTCGCAG GACGACTGGGTTTGGATTCAGAAGAGGATTATTATACACCCCAAAAG GTGGATGTTCCCAAGGCCTTGATTATTGTTGCAGTTCAATGTGGCTGTGATGGGACATTTCTGTTGACCCAGTCAGGCAAAGTGCTGGCTTGTGGACTCAATGAGTTCAATAAGCTGGGTCTGAATCAGTGCATGTCAGGAATTATCAACCATGAA GCATACCATGAAGTTCCCTACACAACGTCCTTTACCTTGGCCAAACAGTTGTCCTTTTATAAGATCCGTACCATTGCCCCAGGCAAGACTCACACAGCTGCTATTGATG AGCGAGGCCGGCTGCTGACCTTTGGCTGCAACAAGTGTGGGCAGCTGGGCGTTGGAAACTACAAGAAGCGTCTGGGAATCAATCTGTTGGGGGGACCTCTAGGTGGGAAGCAAGTGATCAGGGTCTCCTGCGGTGATGAGTTTACCATTGCTGCCACTGATG ATAATCACATTTTTGCCTGGGGCAATGGTGGTAATGGCCGCCTGGCAATGACCCCCACAGAGAGACCACATGGCTCTGATATCTGTACCTCATGGCCTCGGCCTATTTTTGGATCTCTGCATCATGTCCCGGACCTATCTTGCCGTGGCTGGCATACCATTCTCATTGTTG TGTTTCAGAGCTCTAGCCCGGGAGGAGGCGGTGGGGGCGGCAGTGGTGAAGAAGAGGACAGTCAGCAGGAATCTGAAACTCTTGACCCAAGTGGAGGCTTCCGAGGAACAATGGAAGCAGACCGAGGAATGGAAGGTTTAATCAGTCCCACAGAGGCCATGGGGAACAGTAATGGGGCGAGCAGCTCCTGTCCTGGCTGGCTTCGAAAG GAGCTGGAAAATGCAGAATTTATCCCCATGCCTGACAGCCCATCTCCGCTCAGTGCAGCGTTTTCAGAATCTGAGAAAGATACCCTGCCCTATGAAGAGCTGCAAGGACTCAAAGTGGCCTCTGAAGCTCCTTTGGAACACAAGCCCCAA TCACCTCGGCTGAATCCTGCAGTAACCTGTGCTGGGAAGGGAACACCACTGACTCCTCCTGCCTGTGCGTGCAGCTCTCTGCAGGTGGAGGTTGAGAGATTGCAGGGTCTGGTGTTAAAGTGTCTGGCTGAACAACAGAAGCTACAACAAGAAAACCTCCAGATTTTTACCCAACTGCAGAAGTTAAACAAGAAATTAGAAGGAGGGCAGCAG